GTCACAGCTGATTTATATTTCGTAAATGATTCTCTGCCGTACATGGTTCTTTGCCATCAGGCGGGTTACAGCAGAGCTGAATACGCAGAAACAGCAGGAAAATTTTGCCATCTCGGTTATAACTGTCTTGCTGTTGATGCGCGATCCGGCAACGAAGTGAATGGAGTAAAGAATGAAACTGCCGCACTCGCGGTTCAAAAAAAGAAACCCACTACTTATCTTGATGCTGAAAAAGATATCCTTGCCGCAATTGACTATGCCTATACAAAAAGCGGAAAAAAGGTTTTTCTGGTGGGAAGTTCCTATTCCGCATCACTTGTTTTGAAAATTGCCACAACAAATAAAAAAGTGAGCGCGGTAATGGCGTTCAGCCCCGGGGAATATTTCGGAACCAAACTAAAACTGAAGGATGCGATAAAAAATCTAACCCTTCCTGTTTTCGTCACTTCAGCTAAAGAAGAAGCAAATGATGTCTCTACGCTCATGAGCGATGTGAAATCTAAAATCAAAAATCAATTTGTGCCGACTTCAAAAGGGAAACATGGTTCTTCCTGCCTGTGGAAAGATAATCCCGGCTACCACGAATATTGGTTTGCGATAATGCTGTTTGTGAAGCAGATGAAGTGAAGCCCATCCTAAATCCTTCCCAAAGGGAAGGACTTCATACACCATAAGATTTTTCTCCCTTCCCTTGGGGAAGGGACGGGGATGGGCTTTTATTCTCTTTGTTTGGAATCAATAATTATAGTCACCGGTCCATCGTTCAGCAGTTCCACTTTCATGTCGGCACCAAAAGTACCCGCCTGAACATTCTTGCCTAAATCTTTTTCCATTTGCTGAATGAATTTTTCATAGATAGGAATGGCGATTTCAGGTTTTGCTGAACGGATATAAGAAGGGCGATTCCCTTTTTTCGTAGAAGCATGTAATGTGAATTGTGAAACAATTAAAACTTCACCACTCACTTCTTTTACACAAAGATTCATCACTCCATTTGCATCACCAAAGATTCTCAGATTAGAAATTTTTGCGGAAAGCCATTCAATATCTTCATTCTCATCTGCGTCTTCAATGCCCAACAGAACAAGCAAACCACCTTTGATAGATGATTTTATTTTTTCATCTATTATTACACTTGCGTGCTTTACTCTTTGGATAACTGCTCTCATTAATTCACAAGGGATTTACTTGTGACTTGTGAATTTTCTCTCTTAAGAATTTAGTCATTGTATTCTTTTATGACTTCTTCTCCACTCATGATGCTGAGATAAGAATGATAGCGTGAAAGTGCAATCTCTCCTTTCTCTACTGCTTCGATCACCGCACACTTTGGTTCGCTTATATGAAGACAGGTGTTGAACTTGCATTCACTTCCTTTTTTGAAAATTTCCGGGAAGAAATGATACACTTCGTACTTATCCATATTTATCACACTGAACTCTTTGATGCCGGGCGTATCTATGATGAACCCACCGAAGCTTAACGGATGCATTTCCGTGAAAGTGGTCGTATGCATTCCTTTCGTATGAGTTTCGGAAAGATTCTGAGTTTTCAAATCAAGCAACGGCTCAATAGCGTTTACAAAAGTTGATTTGCCGACTCCTGAATGTCCAGAAAGTAAAGTTGTTTTGTCTTTCAGCAGTGCAACCATTTTTTGTTTTGTTTCAGTTTTCATTTTTGTGGAACAGACGCTGAAACATTGATAACCGATTTTTTCATAAAGGCTCATCGTATTTTTCAAATCTTCATACAGCACTTCGTCATCTTCAAAAATATCTGCCTTATTGAAAATAATTATTGCCGGAATCTGATACGCTTCGGCAGTTGCTAAGAATCGGTCAATGAACCCAAACGAAGTTTTCGGAACTGCAAGCGTAACTACCAGCATTGCCTGATCAACATTGGTAGCGAGGATATGAGATTGCTTGCTGAGATTTTTCGATTTACGGATAATGCAGTTTTTTCTTTTTCCTACATCACTGATAATTCCGTTTCCATCTCCTTCAAGAGAAATAGAAACACTATCTCCAACCGCAATGGGGTTTGTACTTTTATATCCGTCAATACGCAAACGCCCTTTGATGCGGCAGTTTATTTTCTCCCCTCCTTCAGCGAGAACAAGATACCAGTTGCCTGTAGATTTTATAATCGTTCCTTTCACAAGACAAAAATAGTAAAAGCCCCTCCTTACCTCCCCCAAGGGGAGGAAAAGAAAATATCTTTGTTGCCAATCATTTTTACCTTTGAAAAAAGTTCCCTCTCCTTGCGAGAGGGTTAGTGAGAAAAAATATGTCCATCAAAGTTCAGAACATAACAAAGATTTACGGCAAGCAAAAAGCGCTGAACGATGTTTCATTTGAAGTAAAGTCAGGCGAAGTAATTGGCTTTCTCGGACCGAACGGTGCCGGAAAATCCACGATGATGAAAATCCTTACGGGGTTTATTCCGCAGACATCCGGCACCGCAAGCGTTTGCGGATTTGATGTGAGCGAGCAGAGTTTGGATGTGAGGAAAAATGTGGGCTATCTCGCTGAAAGCAATCCATTGTATTACGACATGTTCGTGAAAGAATATCTTTCATTTGTTGCCGAACTTCACCAGTTGAAAAACACGAGCAAGCGGGTAAAAGAAATCATCGCCATCACCGGACTTGAA
The Bacteroidota bacterium genome window above contains:
- a CDS encoding dienelactone hydrolase family protein; translated protein: MLRIVSLIVSLFFCSSFVEIPQLSPQSVKTITFPASDALLVTADLYFVNDSLPYMVLCHQAGYSRAEYAETAGKFCHLGYNCLAVDARSGNEVNGVKNETAALAVQKKKPTTYLDAEKDILAAIDYAYTKSGKKVFLVGSSYSASLVLKIATTNKKVSAVMAFSPGEYFGTKLKLKDAIKNLTLPVFVTSAKEEANDVSTLMSDVKSKIKNQFVPTSKGKHGSSCLWKDNPGYHEYWFAIMLFVKQMK
- a CDS encoding D-tyrosyl-tRNA(Tyr) deacylase, with amino-acid sequence MRAVIQRVKHASVIIDEKIKSSIKGGLLVLLGIEDADENEDIEWLSAKISNLRIFGDANGVMNLCVKEVSGEVLIVSQFTLHASTKKGNRPSYIRSAKPEIAIPIYEKFIQQMEKDLGKNVQAGTFGADMKVELLNDGPVTIIIDSKQRE
- the rsgA gene encoding ribosome small subunit-dependent GTPase A → MKGTIIKSTGNWYLVLAEGGEKINCRIKGRLRIDGYKSTNPIAVGDSVSISLEGDGNGIISDVGKRKNCIIRKSKNLSKQSHILATNVDQAMLVVTLAVPKTSFGFIDRFLATAEAYQIPAIIIFNKADIFEDDEVLYEDLKNTMSLYEKIGYQCFSVCSTKMKTETKQKMVALLKDKTTLLSGHSGVGKSTFVNAIEPLLDLKTQNLSETHTKGMHTTTFTEMHPLSFGGFIIDTPGIKEFSVINMDKYEVYHFFPEIFKKGSECKFNTCLHISEPKCAVIEAVEKGEIALSRYHSYLSIMSGEEVIKEYND